One genomic segment of Rivularia sp. PCC 7116 includes these proteins:
- the pstA gene encoding phosphate ABC transporter permease PstA, producing MSARKRSEIDLSVAREICNPLSPERFALQYGMTAIAFFLTFLALLPLFSLVWEILGRGLSNLKPEMFVNQVIDFGFANAIFGTIKMVTIGSLFAIPVGVMTGIFLSEFGKDSKIASVVRFITTILSGVPSIVVGVFAYGVFVATTKQFSAVAGGFALGVIMLPVIALTTEEVLKLVPNSLRLASAALGGNRFQTTFRVVLAAGLPGITTATLLAIARASGETAPLIFTALFSNFWAKGLFEETASLPILIYRFYQDDRPEIFQLVWTASIVLVGLIFLLNLLSRVITSRKLK from the coding sequence ATGAGTGCTAGAAAACGTTCGGAGATTGATTTGTCTGTAGCGAGAGAGATATGCAATCCTCTTTCACCAGAAAGGTTTGCGTTGCAGTATGGAATGACTGCTATTGCTTTCTTTCTCACCTTTTTGGCGCTGTTACCTTTATTTTCGCTGGTATGGGAAATTCTTGGACGGGGACTGTCCAATCTCAAACCAGAAATGTTTGTTAATCAGGTGATTGATTTTGGTTTTGCCAATGCAATTTTTGGCACCATCAAAATGGTTACAATTGGCTCTCTATTTGCCATTCCTGTTGGAGTGATGACGGGAATATTTCTATCGGAATTTGGTAAAGATTCCAAGATTGCTTCTGTTGTCCGCTTTATCACTACTATTCTTTCTGGCGTACCTTCAATTGTTGTCGGTGTGTTTGCTTATGGTGTTTTCGTCGCCACAACCAAGCAATTTAGCGCCGTTGCCGGTGGTTTTGCTTTAGGCGTAATTATGCTTCCGGTTATTGCTTTAACAACTGAGGAAGTATTAAAACTGGTTCCAAATTCCCTACGCTTGGCATCGGCAGCATTGGGTGGAAATCGCTTCCAAACTACTTTTCGCGTTGTGCTAGCTGCTGGATTACCTGGAATTACTACAGCAACTCTATTAGCAATAGCCCGCGCTAGTGGTGAGACAGCGCCGCTAATTTTTACGGCTTTGTTCAGCAACTTTTGGGCGAAAGGACTATTTGAAGAAACAGCTTCCTTACCTATATTAATTTATCGCTTCTATCAAGACGACAGACCAGAAATATTTCAATTAGTCTGGACAGCTTCAATTGTATTGGTGGGTTTAATCTTCTTGTTGAATCTCCTGTCTCGCGTAATCACCAGTAGAAAGCTTAAATAA
- the pstB gene encoding phosphate ABC transporter ATP-binding protein PstB translates to MSNLIPAITVKNLAFYYGTFKALQGVSLDIYQRQVTALIGPSGCGKSTFIKSLNRIGELESNVKIDGKVEFFGQNIYSSRVNLNRLRRQIGMVFQKPNLFPMSIYDNVAYGIRIARHCPKSELDGIVESAIKGAALWDEVKDKLYKSALGLSGGQQQRLCIARSLAVRPKVLLMDEPCSALDPIATMKIEELIDSLRGELTIAIVTHNMQQAQRVADFTAFFSTDESRIGQMVEFGSTDQIFKNPLDQRTRDYVSGRFG, encoded by the coding sequence ATGAGTAACTTAATTCCAGCCATTACTGTCAAAAACCTTGCTTTCTATTACGGTACTTTCAAAGCACTTCAAGGAGTGTCTTTAGATATTTACCAAAGACAAGTTACCGCACTTATTGGACCTTCGGGTTGTGGTAAATCAACTTTCATTAAATCTCTCAATCGTATTGGCGAACTAGAATCTAACGTCAAGATTGATGGAAAAGTAGAATTTTTCGGTCAGAATATTTATTCTTCTCGCGTCAACCTTAATAGATTGCGCCGTCAAATAGGCATGGTGTTCCAAAAGCCAAATCTATTTCCCATGAGCATTTACGATAATGTAGCTTATGGAATTAGAATTGCCAGACATTGCCCCAAATCAGAATTGGACGGTATTGTTGAATCTGCAATTAAGGGTGCTGCATTGTGGGATGAAGTCAAGGATAAACTATACAAGTCAGCTTTAGGTTTATCTGGTGGTCAACAACAGCGTTTATGTATTGCTCGTTCTTTAGCAGTCAGACCAAAAGTGTTGCTGATGGACGAACCTTGTTCGGCATTAGATCCCATTGCAACTATGAAGATTGAAGAGTTAATCGATAGTTTGCGCGGTGAATTGACAATTGCAATTGTGACTCACAATATGCAACAAGCGCAGCGTGTGGCTGACTTTACGGCATTCTTTAGTACTGATGAAAGCCGTATCGGACAAATGGTTGAATTTGGTAGCACCGACCAAATCTTCAAGAATCCTTTGGACCAACGTACTCGTGATTATGTTTCCGGACGTTTCGGTTAA
- the pstC gene encoding phosphate ABC transporter permease subunit PstC, translated as MANSSVQPNSVVDDKLDIFAQDAKNLWLEQGFKWLVRSFAVFVIFMFLWMIYIIFQEAQPAVVKFGLGFLWSQDWDTVEGVYGALPYIYGTLVSSFLAILIAIPVGLAIALVTSEDFLPSYVRSPIAFIVELIAAIPSVIIGLWGVYILIPVIVPLQTWLSVNLNWIPLFNTEFPSGDNLLTAGIILAIMILPTMAAISRDVLMVVPNQYRTGSMALGATRWETIFKVLLPSGFSGVVGATMLALGRALGETMAVTMVIGNSEFISASLLDASYTIPAVLANEFAEAENRLHVGALTYLALVLFVVTLAVNIGAVVLVQWLNRKNK; from the coding sequence ATGGCTAATTCATCCGTTCAACCCAATTCAGTAGTTGATGACAAGCTCGATATTTTTGCTCAAGATGCCAAAAATCTATGGTTAGAACAAGGATTTAAATGGCTGGTGCGCTCTTTTGCGGTATTTGTAATATTTATGTTCCTGTGGATGATTTATATCATTTTTCAGGAAGCACAACCGGCTGTTGTCAAATTCGGACTCGGATTTCTCTGGAGCCAAGACTGGGATACTGTTGAAGGTGTTTATGGTGCATTACCATACATTTACGGAACTCTTGTAAGCAGCTTCTTAGCGATTTTAATTGCTATACCTGTTGGCTTGGCGATTGCTCTTGTTACTAGTGAAGATTTTCTACCTTCTTATGTGCGATCGCCAATTGCTTTCATTGTTGAGTTAATCGCGGCAATCCCCAGCGTAATTATTGGTTTATGGGGTGTTTATATTTTAATTCCAGTTATTGTTCCTTTGCAAACCTGGCTATCGGTAAATCTTAACTGGATACCATTGTTTAATACTGAATTTCCTAGCGGTGATAATTTATTAACTGCGGGGATAATTCTAGCTATCATGATTTTGCCTACAATGGCAGCAATTAGTCGCGACGTTCTGATGGTAGTTCCCAATCAGTACCGCACCGGTTCGATGGCTTTAGGTGCTACCCGTTGGGAGACTATTTTCAAAGTATTATTACCTAGTGGTTTTTCTGGTGTTGTTGGTGCTACGATGCTGGCTTTGGGACGCGCTTTAGGGGAAACAATGGCTGTAACAATGGTTATTGGTAACTCAGAATTTATCAGTGCTTCCTTGCTAGATGCTAGCTATACAATTCCGGCTGTATTAGCGAATGAATTTGCTGAAGCTGAAAATAGGCTGCATGTTGGAGCCTTGACTTATTTAGCTTTAGTTTTGTTCGTTGTTACTCTAGCAGTCAATATCGGTGCTGTGGTATTAGTGCAGTGGCTGAACAGGAAGAACAAGTAG
- the pstS gene encoding phosphate ABC transporter substrate-binding protein PstS — protein sequence MNLKVTGLNRIVTSSVAAAAFLLSGAAAQAQTLVGAGASFPAPLYQRYAREVRKTHKNLQVNYTACGSSCGIRNFTKGTVDFGGSDAAMKDSDIAKVSRGTILVPTAGGAVSVVYNLPGVNNLKLSRKVLPLIFAGRITKWNDARIRKDNPGVRLPNRRITPVVRADGSGTTFIFTNHLSTISGYFKGRIGTSKKPRWAFRGARKGKGNSGVAALVKRTSGGIGYVNYSYARLNKLKSARVQNRRGQFVAPSLRAANTGLSSVKFPANYRVFVGDSSQGYPIVGLTWMMIYKKYPSAAKAAAVKKWIKWVMTTGQNFNGKLLYTSIPTSVRRRVINQVNREVK from the coding sequence ATGAATTTAAAAGTTACCGGATTGAATCGAATCGTAACTTCTTCCGTTGCTGCTGCTGCTTTTCTATTAAGTGGAGCTGCTGCTCAAGCTCAAACATTAGTAGGTGCAGGTGCTAGTTTCCCTGCTCCTTTGTATCAGAGATATGCTCGTGAAGTTCGCAAGACACACAAAAACTTACAAGTAAACTACACCGCTTGTGGTTCTAGCTGTGGTATCCGTAACTTCACAAAAGGTACCGTTGATTTCGGCGGTAGTGATGCAGCAATGAAAGATTCTGACATCGCTAAAGTAAGCCGTGGAACAATCTTGGTTCCTACCGCTGGTGGTGCTGTTTCCGTTGTTTACAACTTGCCTGGTGTTAACAACCTCAAGTTGTCCCGCAAAGTTCTACCTTTGATTTTCGCTGGTAGAATCACCAAGTGGAATGATGCAAGAATCAGAAAGGACAACCCCGGTGTTAGATTGCCTAACCGCAGAATTACACCTGTTGTTCGTGCAGATGGTTCCGGTACAACCTTCATCTTCACCAACCACCTCAGCACCATCTCTGGTTACTTCAAAGGAAGAATTGGTACTTCCAAGAAGCCAAGATGGGCTTTCAGAGGAGCTAGAAAGGGTAAAGGTAACTCTGGTGTAGCTGCTTTGGTTAAGCGTACTTCTGGTGGTATCGGTTACGTTAACTACTCCTATGCTCGTTTGAACAAACTTAAGTCTGCAAGAGTTCAAAACAGAAGAGGACAGTTTGTTGCTCCTTCTTTGAGAGCTGCTAATACTGGTTTGTCTAGCGTTAAATTCCCCGCTAACTACCGCGTATTCGTAGGAGATTCTTCTCAGGGTTATCCTATCGTTGGTTTAACCTGGATGATGATCTACAAGAAATATCCATCTGCGGCTAAGGCTGCTGCTGTTAAGAAGTGGATCAAGTGGGTAATGACCACTGGTCAAAACTTCAATGGTAAGTTACTCTACACCAGCATTCCTACAAGCGTTAGAAGACGTGTAATCAACCAAGTTAACAGAGAAGTTAAGTAA
- a CDS encoding MarR family winged helix-turn-helix transcriptional regulator, producing MNSLKNKPLDPVNHAGFLIWQVANNWEKQINNELKEFGLNQAEYFHLVSLFWLLENQEEVTQTEIARFADTIPMNTSKIMTKFEKKGLITRVAGSDSRSKSLCITESGEQIAIQATARLSRLSEQFFDKDDDNNFLNYLKYLKTK from the coding sequence ATGAACTCGTTGAAAAATAAACCTCTCGATCCAGTCAATCATGCAGGTTTCTTAATCTGGCAGGTAGCAAACAATTGGGAGAAGCAAATTAACAATGAGTTGAAAGAGTTCGGCTTAAATCAAGCAGAGTATTTTCATTTAGTTTCTTTATTTTGGTTATTGGAAAATCAGGAAGAAGTTACCCAAACTGAGATTGCCAGATTCGCCGATACAATCCCAATGAACACTTCTAAAATCATGACCAAGTTTGAAAAAAAAGGTCTGATAACAAGAGTTGCTGGAAGTGATTCAAGATCGAAGTCTTTATGTATTACTGAGAGTGGTGAGCAGATAGCTATTCAAGCAACTGCTAGATTAAGTCGTTTAAGCGAGCAGTTTTTTGATAAAGATGACGATAATAATTTTTTGAATTACCTGAAATATTTAAAAACAAAATAA